From Haliaeetus albicilla chromosome 15, bHalAlb1.1, whole genome shotgun sequence, a single genomic window includes:
- the ERCC5 gene encoding DNA excision repair protein ERCC-5, producing MGVQGLWKLLECAGRPINPETLEGKILAVDISIWLNQAIKGARDRGGNSIQNAHLLTLFHRLCKLLFFRIRPVFVFDGEAPLLKRQTLAKRRQRKEVAISDSRKTTEKLLKTFLKRQVIKTALTGKSNEALPSITQVRREEIDDMYVLPSLEDEEKNSSEEEDEKEWEARMSQKKMLQEELCENPHSVDIESEDFNKLPPEIKHEILTDMKEFTKRKRTLFEAMPEESSDFSQYQLRGLLKKSNLNRCIENVQKELNQQHSGEIQTQYENEGGFVKEVESSRVVSEDTSHYILIKGIQAKKATSRDMETTAGPSSKMLEFIKPNKVNESPANAKLVASDKLQTEKDNSVVTAPPSPRTLLAIQAAMVESSSEEELGDEDTGRWSVDQSVTEGGGVSPRTLEAIQQVLSDDDRREEVVTVRTDGVLPERSEVKDFLLSSSDEEDQILEVKEGKKIPTSTIHLSNQVIMQDAEFEQKSQELEKSHVMLKDTSISKAENYPCIDNKRKGTEYVEKEENGSKTDLNSLGDKDMNLCTQKPSCSPVQTSIGDLIHAETTDLSKKEENLKISENIEEVILQTEENVSEVQNDIRPFPEAKGPEEEREGISQSEDSDSDGSFIEVDTEISNEAEFPTKYDEKLCDETALPEVETDRHAVVTQDLLKESDEAQLANDQNVEREDDGKDAVDEWQDVSLEELEELENDLSAEQNVLQAQKQQQERVASSVTGQMFLESQELLRLFGIPYIEAPMEAEAQCAILDLTDQTSGTITDDSDVWLFGARHVYKNFFSQNKYVEYYQYVDFQNQLGLDRSKLINLAYLLGSDYTEGIPNVGFVTAMEILNEFPGHGLEPLLKFAEWWNEAQKNKKLRPNPHDTKVKKKLRELQLSSGFPNPAVAEAYLKPVVDETRGSFTWGKPDVEQIREFCQDHFGWTRTKIDEILLPVVKQLNLQQTQLRIDSFFRLAQHEKQALKSQRLRRAVTCLKRKEKEEEADEIREATAVMEIELKQREEKKGEGTAGCANHQAVSMEVQSGKRRKHSDFTKERIYGGGFIGNLHLSETSSDSSVEESESIDLGKSRKRKNVSAMEATDCKEKKGCSSSSGEDEELGNVAMVTAKPVFEGKKKKSQSKKGRKKKKP from the exons ATGGGAGTTCAAGGCCTTTGGAAACTGCTTGAATGCGCTGGGAGACCTATAAACCCAGAAACGCTGGAAGGAAAAATTCTTGCTGTTG ATATCAGTATTTGGTTGAACCAAGCAATAAAGGGAGCCAGAGATCGTGGTGGTAATTCCATACAGAATGCTCACCTCCTCACTCTGTTTCATCGACTCTGCAAGTTACTATTTTTTCGAATTCGGCCTGTCTTTGTTTTTGATGGAGAGGCACCGCTTCTGAAGAGACAAACGTTG GCTAAGCGAAGGCAAAGAAAGGAAGTTGCCATCAGTGATTCCAGGAAAACTACAGAGAAActcttgaaaacatttttgaagagACAAGTTATCAAAACTGCTCTTACAGGCAAAAg cAATGAAGCTTTGCCCAGTATTACACAAGTTCGAAGAGAAGAAATTGATGATATGTATGTATTGCCTTCTTTAGAGGACGAAGAAAAGAACAG CTcggaggaggaagatgaaaaagaatGGGAAGCAAGAATGAGCCAAAAAAAGATGTTGCAG GAAGAGTTATGTGAAAATCCTCATTCTGTAGATATTGAATCAGAAGATTTCAACAAGCTGCCtccagaaataaaacatgagaTCTTGACTGATATGAAAGAATTTACAAAGCGAAAAAGAACATTATTTGAAGCAATGCCAGAG gagtccAGTGACTTTTCCCAGTACCAGCTTAGGGGTTTGCTTAAGAAAAGCAACCTCAATCGGTGCATAGAAAATGTACAAAAAGAATTGAATCAGCAGCACTCGGGTGAAATACAAACGCAATATGAAAATGAAGGTGGTTTTGTGAAAGAAGTGGAATCTAGTAGGGTAGTCTCTGAAGATACTTCTCACTATATCCTAATAAAGG GTATTCAAGCAAAAAAAGCTACAAGTAGAGACATGGAAACTACTGCAGGACCCTCATCAAAAATGCTTGAATTTATTAAACCGAATAAAGTCAATGAATCTCCTGCTAATGCAAAGCTAGTTGCTTCTGACAAGTTGCAGACAGAGAAAGATAACAGTGTGGTGACAGCACCGCCCTCTCCTCGGACTTTGCTTGCTATCCAGGCAGCTATGGTGGAAAGCAGCTCAGAAGAAGAACTGGGGGATGAAGATACAGGACGATGGAGTGTGGACCAGTCTGTTACAGAAGGCGGCGGTGTGTCTCCAAGAACACTAGAGGCAATTCAGCAAGTTCTGAGTGATGATGATAGAAGGGAGGAAGTTGTTACTGTTAGAACTGATGGAGTGCTACCAGAAAGATCAGAAGTGAAGGATTTTCTGCTTAGTAGCTCAGACGAGGAAGATCAGATTCTTGAAgttaaggagggaaaaaaaatacctacaTCTACAATTCATTTGTCAAACCAAGTGATTATGCAAGATGCTGAATTTGAACAAAAGAGTCAGGAGTTGGAAAAAAGTCATGTTATGCTTAAGGACACCAGTATATCCAAAGCTGAAAATTATCCTTGTATTGACAATAAGAGAAAAGGCACGGAATATgtagagaaagaagaaaatggttcCAAAACAGACTTAAATTCTTTGGGAGATAAGGATATGAACTTGTGCACACAGAAGCCAAGCTGTTCCCCTGTACAAACTAGTATAGGGGATTTGATTCATGCTGAAACAACAGACCTTtctaaaaaggaggaaaacttgaaaatttctgaaaatatagaGGAGGTAattttgcaaacagaagagAATGTATCTGAGGTACAAAACGATATTAGACCTTTTCCGGAAGCAAAAGGtcctgaggaggaaagagaagggataTCACAGTCTGAAGACAGTGATTCTGATG GAAGCTTTATTGAAGTGGATACTGAAATCAGTAATGAGGCTGAGTTTCCTACTAAATATGATGAAAAACTGTGTGATGAAACAGCACTTCCAGAAgtggagacagacagacatgcaGTTGTCACACAGGACTTGCTGAAGGAGTCTGATGAAGCGCAGTTGGCAAACGATCAGAATGTTGAAAGAGAAGATGATGGTAAAGATGCAGTGGATGAGTGGCAAGACGTCAGTTTG gaggAACTAGAAGAATTAGAAAATGACCTTTCTGCTGAGCAGAATGTGCTTCAGGCtcaaaaacagcagcaggaacGTGTTGCTTCTTCTGTAACAGGACAGATGTTCTTGGAAAGCCAG GAGCTTCTCCGTCTGTTTGGCATTCCATATATTGAAGCTCCGATGGAGGCAGAGGCACAGTGTGCTATATTGGACCTTACTGATCAGACCTCTGGGACAATCACTGATGATAGTgatgtttggttgtttggtgcACGGCATGTTTACAAAAATTTCTTCAGTCAAAACAAATATGTGGAATATTATCAGTATGTTGATTTTCAAAACCAGCTAG GGTTGGATCGAAGCAAGCTAATTAATTTGGCATACTTGCTTGGAAGTGACTACACCGAGGGCATCCCAAATGTTGGCTTTGTAACAGCGATGgagattttaaatgaatttcCTGGGCATGGCTTGGAACCTCTCTTAAAATTTGC tgAGTGGTGGAATGAAGCTCAGAAGAATAAGAAACTGAGACCTAATCCACATGATACCAAGGTCAAGAAGAAACTGCGGGAGCTACAGCTTTCTTCAGGTTTCCCAAATCCAGCAGTGGCAGAAGCATACTTGAAGCCTGTGGTAGATGAGACAAGAGGTTCATTCACCTGGGGGAAGCCTGATGTAGAGCAGATCAGAGAAT TCTGTCAGGATCACTTTGGCTGGACGAGGACAAAGATAGATGAAATCCTTCTGCCTGTGGTGAAACAGCTGAACTTGCAGCAG ACTCAGCTTCGGATTGATTCATTCTTCAGACTAGCACAGCATGAAAAACAAGCTCTTAAAAGTCAGAGACTGCGCAGAGCTGTGACGTGtctgaagagaaaggaaaaagaagaagaagccGATGAAATCCGGGAGGCCACAGCTGTTATGGAGATTGAACTTAAACAGcgtgaggaaaagaaaggggagggCACTGCAGGCTGTGCCAATCATCAAGCTGTGTCAATGGAAGTCCAaagtggaaagagaagaaaacattcagaTTTCACAAAAGAACGTATATATGGAGGTGGTTTTATTGGAAATTTGCATCTTTCAGAAACTTCTAGTGACTCCTCAGTAGAGGAATCAGAAAGCATAGATTTAGGcaagagcagaaagaggaaaaacgTCTCTGCAATGGAGGCAACAGATtgtaaagagaagaaagggtgTAGTAGCTCAAGTGGTGAGGATGAAGAACTGGGAAACGTAGCCATGGTGACTGCCAAACCTGTGTTTgagggcaaaaaaaagaaatcacagagtaagaaaggaagaaaaaagaaaaagccttaa